From Salarias fasciatus chromosome 5, fSalaFa1.1, whole genome shotgun sequence, a single genomic window includes:
- the phf2 gene encoding lysine-specific demethylase phf2 isoform X2, with protein MATVPVYCICRLPYDVTQFMIECDACKDWFHGSCVEVDEDDAPDIDIYHCPNCEKTHGKSTMKKKKNWSKHDTGQSTDIKAVQNGSQVFIKELRSRTFPSADDVLVKLSGSQLCMDYLEENGFNEPILVQKKEGLGVAMPAPTFYISDVENYVGPDVGVDVVDVTKQTDSKMKLKEFVDYYYSTNRKKVLNVINLEFSDTRMNNIVESPQIVRQLSWVENYWPDDALLGKPKVTKYCLICVKDSYTDFHIECGGASVWYHILKGEKIFFLIKPTSANLSLYERWRSSSNHSEMFFADQVDKCYKCTLKQGQTLFIPSGWINAILTPVDCLAFSGHFVHNLSVEMQMRAYEIEKRLKVKTLTPFPNFETACWYVGRHLLERFKGLHKANKQPAPYLIHGAKIINGAFRAWTKKQALLEHEDELPENMKPSQLIKDLAKEIRLSENATKAIKSEPSMRLPVEEAPSTHSDPDDPGSPAHAPSPSRDKSRKKTSKPPKTPKPPKMPKVPKPPKMPKVKEGGKKKAKKTKELSPPPKPSSFAALESHAKDILSKMDQPKKTKAVKNVLSMSEKETSKQNNMDKFDIREQNKNKTEAKWKYKNSKPDSLLKMEEECKFDRTPLSGNKDRFSFTMSHRKTLGSKTLKPQTNSSVFGSLQNLKEDKPKPVRDEYEYVSDEGELKIDEFPIRRKKNAVKRDLSFLSDIREPIQPAKKPKFQPLVSKSIDSSDEETLHIDTEAKPEVKGRNSKVKKKGGSAAGILDLLQASKQVGGIDYSANSTQEAIQGMLSMANLSSSESLQQPWGNSQAKSNSQSRSNSHGPLGGRKAGGGGGGGGGGGGANNSSKRPTKRLPKKPRKSSSMESLDYDDEQDHMDACFKDSDYVYPSLESEEDNPVFKSRSKKRKSSDDTPYSPTARVGPSVPRHERPARDGARVASIETGLAAAAAKLSHQEEQQKTKKKKKSAKKKAPVPEEPVRLSQDSSSPEHNPDSQDGSLTDQEFNPGKSPGGPQPMAPGVFLSQRRPSVSSPHHSTNSTSTNSSGGPAKAERSGSADAKAKRLKKGMATAKQRLGKILKIHRNGKLLL; from the exons ACACGGGCCAGAGCACCGACATCAAGGCCGTGCAGAACGGCAGCCAGGTGTTCATCAAGGAGCTGCGCAGCAGGACGTTTcccag TGCGGACGACGTTCTGGTGAAGCTGTCGGGCTCTCAGCTGTGTATGGACTACCTGGAGGAGAACGGCTTCAACGAGCCCATCCTGGTGCAGAAGAAGGAGGGTCTGGGCGTGGCCATGCCGGCGCCCACCTTCTACATCAGCGACGTGGAGAACTACGTCG GTCCGGACGTGGGCGTGGACGTGGTGGACGTCACCAAGCAGACCGACAGCAAGATGAAGCTGAAGGAGTTTGTGGATTATTACTacagcaccaacaggaagaAGGTGCTGAACGTCATCAACCTGGAGTTCTCCGACACCAG gatgAACAACATCGTGGAGAGCCCACAGATCGTCCGGCAGCTGTCCTGGGTGGAGAACTACTGGCCGGACGACGCTCTGCTGGGGAAGCCCAAAGTCACCAAGTACTGTCTGATCTGCGTCAAGGACAGCTACACCGACTTCCACATCGAGTGCGGCGGCGCCTCCGTCTGGTACCACATCCTCAAG ggGGAGAAGATCTTCTTCCTCATCAAGCCCACCTCGGCCAACCTGTCCCTGTACGAGCGCTGGAGGTCGTCGTCCAACCACAGCGAGATGTTCTTCGCAGACCAGGTGGACAAATGCTACAAGTGCACGCTGAAGCAAGGACAGACGCTCTTCATTCCTTCAG GTTGGATCAACGCCATCCTGACTCCGGTGGACTGTCTGGCTTTCTCCGGACACTTTGTCCACAACCTGAGCGTGGAGATGCAGATGAG agCGTACGAGATCGAGAAGCGGCTCAAGGTCAAAACTCTCACTCCTTTCCCAAACTTTGAGACGGCGTGCTGGTACGTGGGACGACACCTGCTGGAGCGCTTCAAAG GTTTACATAAAGCAAATAAGCAGCCGGCTCCGTACCTGATCCATGGTGCCAAAATCATAAACGGAGCCTTCAGGGCGTGGACGAAGAAGCAG GCCCTCCTGGAACATGAAGACGAGCTTCCAGAGAACATGAAACCGTCGCAGCTCATCAAGGATCTTGCCAAAGAGATCAGACTGTCAGAG AATGCAACTAAAGCCATAAAGAGCGAGCCCAGCATGAGGCTCccggtggaggaggctccgtcCACCCACTCCGACCCCGACGACCCCGGCTCCCCGGCTCACGCCCCCTCGCCCAGCAGGGACAAGTCCCGAAAGAAGACTTCCAAACCCCCCAAGACCCCCAAACCCCCCAAGATGCCCAAGGTGCCCAAACCTCCCAAGATGCCAAAGGTGAAGGAAGGCGGAAAGAAGAAGGCCAAGAAGACGAAGGAGCTGTCGCCGCCCCCCAAACCCTCCAGCTTCGCCGCTCTGGAGTCCCACGCCAAGGACATCCTGAGTAAGATGGACCAGCCAAAGAAGACAAAG GCTGTGAAGAACGTCCTGAGCATGTCGGAGAAAGAGACGTCCAAGCAGAACAACATGGACAAGTTCGACATCCGAgagcagaataaaaacaagaCCGAGGCCAAGTGGAAGTACAAG AACAGTAAACCCGACTCTCTgctgaagatggaggaggagtgtAAGTTCGACAGGACGCCGCTATCAGGAAACAAAGACCGCTTCAGTTTCACCATGTCTCACAGGAAAACACTCGG CTCCAAGACGCTGAAACCTCAAACCAACTCCAGTGTTTTTGGATCGTTACAAAACCTGAAGGAGGACAAGCCCAAGCCGGTGAGGGACGAGTACGAGTACGTGTCGGACGAGGGCGAGCTGAAGATCGACGAGTTCCCCATCCGGAGGAAAAAGAACGCGGTGAAGAGGGATCTGTCCT TTTTGTCCGACATCAGAGAACCCATCCAACCAGCCAAAAAACCAAAGTTTCAGCCCCTGGTGTCCAAG AGCATAGACTCCTCCGACGAGGAGACGCTGCACATAGACACGGAGGCCAAACCCGAGGTCAAAGGTCGCAACTCCAAGGTGAAGAAGAAGGGCGGCAGTGCGGCGGGgatcctggacctgctgcaggcCAGCAAGCAAGTGGGTGGGATCGACTACAGCGCCAACAG CACACAGGAGGCCATTCAGGGCATGCTGTCCATGGCCAACCTGTCGTCTTCAGAGAGCTTGCAGCAGCCGTGGGGCAACAGCCAGGCCAAGAGCAACAGCCAGTCCCGAAGCAACTCGCACGGCCCGCTGGGGGGCAGGAAGgccggcgggggagggggcggaggaggcggcgggggaggagccaacaacagcagcaagcGGCCCACCAAACGCCTCCCCAAGAAGCCcaggaaaagcagcagcatggagaGTCTGGACTACGACGACGAGCAGGACCACATGGACGCCTGCTTCAAGGACTCCGACTACG TTTACCCCTCGCTGGAGTCGGAGGAGGATAATCCAGTGTTCAAGTCCAGGTCCAAGAAGAGGAAAAGCAGTGACGACACTCCGTACAGCCCCACAG CTCGCGTCGGACCGTCGGTTCCCCGGCACGAGCGACCGGCCAGAGACGGAGCCCGGGTGGCGTCCATCGAGACGGgcctggccgccgccgccgccaagcTTTCCCATCAG gaggagcagcagaaaaccaagaagaagaagaagagcgccAAGAAGAAGGCGCCGGTGCCGGAGGAGCCGGTCAGACTCTCTCAGGACAGTAGCTCTCCGGAGCACAACCCGGACTCGCAGGACGGCAGCCTGACCGACCAGGAGTTCAACCCCGGCAAGTCCCCGGGGGGGCCGCAGCCCATGGCGCCGGGGGTCTTCCTCAGCCAGCGGCGGCCGTCCGTGTCCTCCCCCCACCACAGCACCAACTCCACGAGCACCAACAGCAGCGGCGGCCCGGCCAAGGCGGAGCGCTCCGGCTCCGCCGACGCTAAAG CGAAGCGGTTAAAGAAAGGCATGGCCACGGCCAAACAGAGACTGGGAAAGATTTTAAAGATCCATCGAAACGGGAAGCTCCTCCTGTAG
- the phf2 gene encoding lysine-specific demethylase phf2 isoform X1, whose product MATVPVYCICRLPYDVTQFMIECDACKDWFHGSCVEVDEDDAPDIDIYHCPNCEKTHGKSTMKKKKNWSKHDTGQSTDIKAVQNGSQVFIKELRSRTFPSADDVLVKLSGSQLCMDYLEENGFNEPILVQKKEGLGVAMPAPTFYISDVENYVGPDVGVDVVDVTKQTDSKMKLKEFVDYYYSTNRKKVLNVINLEFSDTRMNNIVESPQIVRQLSWVENYWPDDALLGKPKVTKYCLICVKDSYTDFHIECGGASVWYHILKGEKIFFLIKPTSANLSLYERWRSSSNHSEMFFADQVDKCYKCTLKQGQTLFIPSGWINAILTPVDCLAFSGHFVHNLSVEMQMRAYEIEKRLKVKTLTPFPNFETACWYVGRHLLERFKGLHKANKQPAPYLIHGAKIINGAFRAWTKKQALLEHEDELPENMKPSQLIKDLAKEIRLSENATKAIKSEPSMRLPVEEAPSTHSDPDDPGSPAHAPSPSRDKSRKKTSKPPKTPKPPKMPKVPKPPKMPKVKEGGKKKAKKTKELSPPPKPSSFAALESHAKDILSKMDQPKKTKAVKNVLSMSEKETSKQNNMDKFDIREQNKNKTEAKWKYKNSKPDSLLKMEEECKFDRTPLSGNKDRFSFTMSHRKTLGSKTLKPQTNSSVFGSLQNLKEDKPKPVRDEYEYVSDEGELKIDEFPIRRKKNAVKRDLSFLSDIREPIQPAKKPKFQPLVSKSIDSSDEETLHIDTEAKPEVKGRNSKVKKKGGSAAGILDLLQASKQVGGIDYSANSQPPASPSTQEAIQGMLSMANLSSSESLQQPWGNSQAKSNSQSRSNSHGPLGGRKAGGGGGGGGGGGGANNSSKRPTKRLPKKPRKSSSMESLDYDDEQDHMDACFKDSDYVYPSLESEEDNPVFKSRSKKRKSSDDTPYSPTARVGPSVPRHERPARDGARVASIETGLAAAAAKLSHQEEQQKTKKKKKSAKKKAPVPEEPVRLSQDSSSPEHNPDSQDGSLTDQEFNPGKSPGGPQPMAPGVFLSQRRPSVSSPHHSTNSTSTNSSGGPAKAERSGSADAKAKRLKKGMATAKQRLGKILKIHRNGKLLL is encoded by the exons ACACGGGCCAGAGCACCGACATCAAGGCCGTGCAGAACGGCAGCCAGGTGTTCATCAAGGAGCTGCGCAGCAGGACGTTTcccag TGCGGACGACGTTCTGGTGAAGCTGTCGGGCTCTCAGCTGTGTATGGACTACCTGGAGGAGAACGGCTTCAACGAGCCCATCCTGGTGCAGAAGAAGGAGGGTCTGGGCGTGGCCATGCCGGCGCCCACCTTCTACATCAGCGACGTGGAGAACTACGTCG GTCCGGACGTGGGCGTGGACGTGGTGGACGTCACCAAGCAGACCGACAGCAAGATGAAGCTGAAGGAGTTTGTGGATTATTACTacagcaccaacaggaagaAGGTGCTGAACGTCATCAACCTGGAGTTCTCCGACACCAG gatgAACAACATCGTGGAGAGCCCACAGATCGTCCGGCAGCTGTCCTGGGTGGAGAACTACTGGCCGGACGACGCTCTGCTGGGGAAGCCCAAAGTCACCAAGTACTGTCTGATCTGCGTCAAGGACAGCTACACCGACTTCCACATCGAGTGCGGCGGCGCCTCCGTCTGGTACCACATCCTCAAG ggGGAGAAGATCTTCTTCCTCATCAAGCCCACCTCGGCCAACCTGTCCCTGTACGAGCGCTGGAGGTCGTCGTCCAACCACAGCGAGATGTTCTTCGCAGACCAGGTGGACAAATGCTACAAGTGCACGCTGAAGCAAGGACAGACGCTCTTCATTCCTTCAG GTTGGATCAACGCCATCCTGACTCCGGTGGACTGTCTGGCTTTCTCCGGACACTTTGTCCACAACCTGAGCGTGGAGATGCAGATGAG agCGTACGAGATCGAGAAGCGGCTCAAGGTCAAAACTCTCACTCCTTTCCCAAACTTTGAGACGGCGTGCTGGTACGTGGGACGACACCTGCTGGAGCGCTTCAAAG GTTTACATAAAGCAAATAAGCAGCCGGCTCCGTACCTGATCCATGGTGCCAAAATCATAAACGGAGCCTTCAGGGCGTGGACGAAGAAGCAG GCCCTCCTGGAACATGAAGACGAGCTTCCAGAGAACATGAAACCGTCGCAGCTCATCAAGGATCTTGCCAAAGAGATCAGACTGTCAGAG AATGCAACTAAAGCCATAAAGAGCGAGCCCAGCATGAGGCTCccggtggaggaggctccgtcCACCCACTCCGACCCCGACGACCCCGGCTCCCCGGCTCACGCCCCCTCGCCCAGCAGGGACAAGTCCCGAAAGAAGACTTCCAAACCCCCCAAGACCCCCAAACCCCCCAAGATGCCCAAGGTGCCCAAACCTCCCAAGATGCCAAAGGTGAAGGAAGGCGGAAAGAAGAAGGCCAAGAAGACGAAGGAGCTGTCGCCGCCCCCCAAACCCTCCAGCTTCGCCGCTCTGGAGTCCCACGCCAAGGACATCCTGAGTAAGATGGACCAGCCAAAGAAGACAAAG GCTGTGAAGAACGTCCTGAGCATGTCGGAGAAAGAGACGTCCAAGCAGAACAACATGGACAAGTTCGACATCCGAgagcagaataaaaacaagaCCGAGGCCAAGTGGAAGTACAAG AACAGTAAACCCGACTCTCTgctgaagatggaggaggagtgtAAGTTCGACAGGACGCCGCTATCAGGAAACAAAGACCGCTTCAGTTTCACCATGTCTCACAGGAAAACACTCGG CTCCAAGACGCTGAAACCTCAAACCAACTCCAGTGTTTTTGGATCGTTACAAAACCTGAAGGAGGACAAGCCCAAGCCGGTGAGGGACGAGTACGAGTACGTGTCGGACGAGGGCGAGCTGAAGATCGACGAGTTCCCCATCCGGAGGAAAAAGAACGCGGTGAAGAGGGATCTGTCCT TTTTGTCCGACATCAGAGAACCCATCCAACCAGCCAAAAAACCAAAGTTTCAGCCCCTGGTGTCCAAG AGCATAGACTCCTCCGACGAGGAGACGCTGCACATAGACACGGAGGCCAAACCCGAGGTCAAAGGTCGCAACTCCAAGGTGAAGAAGAAGGGCGGCAGTGCGGCGGGgatcctggacctgctgcaggcCAGCAAGCAAGTGGGTGGGATCGACTACAGCGCCAACAG TCAGCCACCTGCGTCTCCCAGCACACAGGAGGCCATTCAGGGCATGCTGTCCATGGCCAACCTGTCGTCTTCAGAGAGCTTGCAGCAGCCGTGGGGCAACAGCCAGGCCAAGAGCAACAGCCAGTCCCGAAGCAACTCGCACGGCCCGCTGGGGGGCAGGAAGgccggcgggggagggggcggaggaggcggcgggggaggagccaacaacagcagcaagcGGCCCACCAAACGCCTCCCCAAGAAGCCcaggaaaagcagcagcatggagaGTCTGGACTACGACGACGAGCAGGACCACATGGACGCCTGCTTCAAGGACTCCGACTACG TTTACCCCTCGCTGGAGTCGGAGGAGGATAATCCAGTGTTCAAGTCCAGGTCCAAGAAGAGGAAAAGCAGTGACGACACTCCGTACAGCCCCACAG CTCGCGTCGGACCGTCGGTTCCCCGGCACGAGCGACCGGCCAGAGACGGAGCCCGGGTGGCGTCCATCGAGACGGgcctggccgccgccgccgccaagcTTTCCCATCAG gaggagcagcagaaaaccaagaagaagaagaagagcgccAAGAAGAAGGCGCCGGTGCCGGAGGAGCCGGTCAGACTCTCTCAGGACAGTAGCTCTCCGGAGCACAACCCGGACTCGCAGGACGGCAGCCTGACCGACCAGGAGTTCAACCCCGGCAAGTCCCCGGGGGGGCCGCAGCCCATGGCGCCGGGGGTCTTCCTCAGCCAGCGGCGGCCGTCCGTGTCCTCCCCCCACCACAGCACCAACTCCACGAGCACCAACAGCAGCGGCGGCCCGGCCAAGGCGGAGCGCTCCGGCTCCGCCGACGCTAAAG CGAAGCGGTTAAAGAAAGGCATGGCCACGGCCAAACAGAGACTGGGAAAGATTTTAAAGATCCATCGAAACGGGAAGCTCCTCCTGTAG